The Paramisgurnus dabryanus chromosome 3, PD_genome_1.1, whole genome shotgun sequence genome includes a window with the following:
- the LOC135741153 gene encoding transmembrane protease serine 9-like isoform X4, whose product MGMFHALSAVFAVTLLVSECGANLSRVCGRPSSSIDEGQNASSGAWPWQVSLHWRYGQFCGGSLINNEWVLTAAHCFSSYSTTGLTVYLGRQTQSGSNPNEVNRTVSRIIIHSNYSIFTGDNDIALLHLSSPVFFTDYIRPVCLAAAGSSFFNGTMSWVTGWGDTDSSVSLDAPQNQQVQVPVIGNRKCKCLYAGNSNITNNMICAGPLQDGKDPCQGYSGGPMVSNMGSLWVQSGIVSFCRGCALPNFPGVYTRVSQYQSWINQQITRIQPGFIKFTSNGADGDLSVSCASVPAIISIAAVCGRPSFSIFGGQNASSGAWPWQVSLHGSSGHFCGGSLINNEWVLTAAHCFSSYSNSTTGLTVYLGRQTQSGSNPNEVIRTVSKIIIYPNYNKFTGDNDIALLRLSSPVGFTDYIIPVCLASAGSSIFNGTLSWVTGWGDTDSGVSLAAPQTLQEVQMLVIGNRKCKCLYSPFSITNNMICAEPLQCGNGSCQGDSGGPVVIKHGSVWIQSGIVSFGRGCALSNFPGVSTRVSQYQSWINKCISTNKPGFIKFTSNGTDGDLSVSCARVPAIISTAEVCGRPSFSIVEGQNASSGAWPWQVSLHGSSGHFCGGSLINNEWVLTAAQCFSSTLTTGLTVYLGRQTQSGSNPNEVNRTVSQIIIHPNYSLLTGDNDIALLHLSLPVGFTDYIKPVCLAAAGSTFFNGTMSWVTGWGDTDSGFSLAASQTLQEVPVIGNIMCKCLYAEYSNITDNMICAGPLQDRNNCQGDSGGPMVSNQGSVWVQSGIVSFDNGCALPNFPGVYTRVSQYQSWINQQITTNQPGFIKFTSNGTDGDSSVSCASVPAITSTAVPSNITTTIPTATNTTTSTTITTTTNTTSTTTTTTTTTTTAQIETHQTRQHFTSLQLSNLVCGRPSFPIVEGQNASVGAWPWQVSLHRSYGHFCGGSLINNEWVLTAAHCFYSYSTTGLTVYLGRQTQSGSNPNEVNRTVSKIIIHPNYSRLTYDNDIALLHLSSPVVFTDYILPICLAAANSSFFNGTMSWVTVWGYTDSGVASQTLQEVQVPVIGNRKCKCLYAGNSNITNNMICAGPLQGGFCQGDSGGPMVSKQGSVWIQSGIVSFGRGCVSPKVPGVYTRVSQYQSWINQQIATNQPGFITFTSNGTDGDLSTSCAISSALAIISSQSSQSSQSSHSSQSSQSSQSSQSSHSSQSSQSSHSSQSSQSSHSSQSSQVSPTSFTAALLLLLTALQIFY is encoded by the exons ATGGGAATGTTTCATGCACTGAGTGCCGTGTTTGCTGTCACTCTCCTAGTAAGCG AATGTGGTGCAAACCTATCAAGAG TATGTGGCAGACCTTCATCCTCAATAGATGAAGGACAGAATGCTTCATCTGGTGCTTGGCCATGGCAGGTCAGTCTTCATTGGCGCTATGGACAGTTCTGTGGTGGATCGCTCATTAACAATGAATGGGTACTGACAGCAGCTCACTGCTTTTCTAG TTATTCAACCACTGGCCTGACTGTGTACCTGGGCCGACAGACACAGTCAGGATCCAATCCAAATGAGGTGAACAGAACTGTCTCCAGAATCATCATTCATTCAAACTACAGTATTTTCACTGGTGACAATGACATTGCTCTTCTGCATTTGTCTTCACCTGTGTTTTTTACTGACTATATAAGACCAGTCTGCCTGGCGGCAGCAGGCAGCAGCTTCTTCAACGGCACAATGAGCTGGGTCACTGGATGGGGAGATACTGACTCTAGTG TTTCTTTGGATGCACCACAAAATCAACAAGTGCAGGTGCCTGTCATTGGAAACAGAAAGTGTAAATGTTTGTATGCTGGAAACAGTAACATCACAAACAACATGATCTGTGCTGGACCATTACAAGATGGGAAAGACCCCTGCCAG GGTTATTCTGGTGGACCTATGGTCAGCAATATGGGCTCACTCTGGGTCCAGTCTGGCATTGTGAGCTTTTGTAGAGGGTGTGCATTACCCAATTTTCCTGGTGTGTATACCAGAGTTTCTCAGTACCAGAGTTGGATCAACCAGCAGATCACCAGAATACAGCCAGGTTTCATTAAATTCACCTCCAATGGAGCTGATGGTGACTTAAGTGTGAGCTGTGCCAGTGTACCTGCCATTATATCAATTGCTGCAG TATGTGGCAGACCTTCATTCTCAATATTTGGAGGACAGAATGCTTCCTCTGGTGCTTGGCCGTGGCAGGTCAGTCTTCATGGGAGCTCTGGTCATTTCTGTGGTGGATCACTCATCAACAATGAATGGGTACTGACAGCAGCTCACTGCTTTTCCAG TTACAGTAATTCAACCACTGGCCTGACTGTGTACCTGGGCCGACAGACACAGTCAGGATCAAATCCAAATGAGGTGATCAGAACTGTCTCCAAAATCATCATTTATCCAAACTATAATAAATTCACTGGTGACAATGACATTGCTCTTCTGCGTTTGTCTTCACCTGTGGGTTTTACTGACTATATAATACCGGTCTGCCTGGCATCAGCAGGCAGCAGCATCTTCAACGGCACATTGAGCTGGGTCACTGGATGGGGAGATACTGACTCTGGTG TTTCTCTGGCTGCACCACAAACTCTACAGGAAGTGCAAATGCTTGTCATTGGAAACAGAAAGTGTAAATGCCTTTATTCTCCATTCAGTATCACAAACAATATGATCTGTGCTGAACCATTACAATGCGGGAACGGCTCCTGCCAG GGTGACTCTGGTGGACCTGTCGTCATCAAACATGGCTCAGTCTGGATACAGTCTGGTATTGTAAGTTTCGGTAGAGGGTGTGCTTTATCCAATTTTCCTGGTGTGTCTACCCGAGTTTCTCAGTACCAGAGTTGGATCAACAAGTGTATCAGCACCAACAAACCCGGTTTCATAAAATTCACCTCCAATGGTACTGATGGTGACTTAAGCGTGAGCTGTGCCCGTGTACCTGCCATTATATCAACTGCTGAAG TATGTGGGAGACCTTCATTCTCGATAGTTGAAGGACAGAATGCTTCCTCTGGTGCTTGGCCATGGCAGGTCAGTCTTCATGGAAGCTCTGGACATTTCTGTGGTGGATCACTCATCAACAATGAATGGGTACTGACGGCTGCTCAGTGCTTTTCCAG TACTTTAACCACTGGCCTGACTGTGTACCTGGGCCGACAGACACAGTCAGGATCAAATCCAAATGAGGTGAACAGAACGGTCTCTCAAATCATCATTCATCCAAACTACAGTTTATTGACTGGTGACAATGACATTGCTCTTCTGCATTTGTCTTTACCTGTGGGTTTTACTGACTATATAAAACCAGTCTGCCTGGCGGCAGCAGGCAGCACCTTCTTCAATGGCACAATGAGCTGGGTCACTGGATGGGGAGATACGGACTCTGGGT TTTCTCTGGCTGCATCACAAACTCTACAGGAAGTGCCTGTCATTGGGAACATAATGTGTAAATGTCTTTATGCTGAATACAGTAACATCACAGACAACATGATCTGTGCTGGACCATTACAAGACAGGAATAACTGCCAG GGTGATTCTGGTGGACCTATGGTCAGCAATCAGGGCTCAGTCTGGGTCCAGTCTGGCATTGTAAGCTTTGATAACGGGTGTGCATTACCTAATTTTCCTGGTGTGTATACCAGAGTTTCTCAGTACCAGAGTTGGATCAACCAGCAGATCACCACCAACCAGCCTGGTTTCATTAAATTCACCTCCAATGGTACTGATGGTGACTCAAGCGTGAGCTGTGCCAGTGTACCTGCCATTACATCAACTGCTGTCCCTTCAAATATTACAACAACCATCCCCACCGCCACTAACACTACTACTTCAACTACaattactactactactaatactacttctactactactactactactactacaacAACCACTGCAC aaatcgagactcatcagaccaggcaacattttaccagtcttcaactgtccaatttag TATGTGGCAGACCTTCATTCCCAATAGTTGAAGGACAGAATGCTTCAGTTGGTGCTTGGCCATGGCAGGTCAGTCTTCATCGGAGCTATGGACATTTCTGTGGTGGTTCACTCATCAACAATGAATGGGTACTGACAGCAGCTCACTGCTTTTACAG TTATTCAACCACTGGCCTGACTGTGTACCTGGGCCGACAGACACAGTCAGGATCAAATCCAAATGAGGTGAACAGAACTGTCTCCAAAATCATCATTCATCCAAACTACAGTAGATTAACTTATGACAATGACATTGCTCTTCTGCATTTGTCTTCACCTGTGGTTTTTACTGACTATATATTACCGATCTGCCTGGCGGCAGCAAACAGCAGCTTCTTCAATGGCACAATGAGCTGGGTCACTGTATGGGGATATACTGACTCTGGAG TTGCCTCACAAACTCTACAAGAAGTTCAAGTGCCTGTCATTGGGAACAGAAAGTGTAAATGTCTTTATGCTGGAAACAGTAACATCACAAACAATATGATCTGTGCTGGACCATTACAAGGTGGATTCTGCCAg GGAGATTCTGGTGGACCTATGGTCAGCAAACAGGGCTCAGTCTGGATCCAGTCTGGGATTGTAAGTTTCGGTAGAGGGTGTGTTTCACCCAAGGTTCCTGGTGTGTATACCCGAGTTTCTCAGTACCAAAGTTGGATCAACCAGCAGATCGCAACCAACCAGCCTGGTTTCATTACATTCACCTCCAATGGTACTGATGGTGACTTGAGCACGAGTTGTGCCATATCAAGTGCTTTAG CCATCATATCATCACAATCATCACAATCCTCACAATCCTCACATTCATCACAATCATCACAATCATCACAATCCTCACAATCCTCACATTCATCGCAATCCTCACAATCCTCACATTCATCGCAATCATCACAATCCTCACATTCATCGCAATCATCACAAGTTTCCCCCACCAGTTTTACTGCTGCACTCTTGCTTTTACTTACAGCACTCCAGATCTTTTATTGA
- the LOC135741153 gene encoding transmembrane protease serine 9-like isoform X1, with product MGMFHALSAVFAVTLLVSECGANLSRVCGRPSSSIDEGQNASSGAWPWQVSLHWRYGQFCGGSLINNEWVLTAAHCFSSYSTTGLTVYLGRQTQSGSNPNEVNRTVSRIIIHSNYSIFTGDNDIALLHLSSPVFFTDYIRPVCLAAAGSSFFNGTMSWVTGWGDTDSSVSLDAPQNQQVQVPVIGNRKCKCLYAGNSNITNNMICAGPLQDGKDPCQGYSGGPMVSNMGSLWVQSGIVSFCRGCALPNFPGVYTRVSQYQSWINQQITRIQPGFIKFTSNGADGDLSVSCASVPAIISIAAVCGRPSFSIFGGQNASSGAWPWQVSLHGSSGHFCGGSLINNEWVLTAAHCFSSYSNSTTGLTVYLGRQTQSGSNPNEVIRTVSKIIIYPNYNKFTGDNDIALLRLSSPVGFTDYIIPVCLASAGSSIFNGTLSWVTGWGDTDSGVSLAAPQTLQEVQMLVIGNRKCKCLYSPFSITNNMICAEPLQCGNGSCQGDSGGPVVIKHGSVWIQSGIVSFGRGCALSNFPGVSTRVSQYQSWINKCISTNKPGFIKFTSNGTDGDLSVSCARVPAIISTAEVCGRPSFSIVEGQNASSGAWPWQVSLHGSSGHFCGGSLINNEWVLTAAQCFSSTLTTGLTVYLGRQTQSGSNPNEVNRTVSQIIIHPNYSLLTGDNDIALLHLSLPVGFTDYIKPVCLAAAGSTFFNGTMSWVTGWGDTDSGFSLAASQTLQEVPVIGNIMCKCLYAEYSNITDNMICAGPLQDRNNCQGDSGGPMVSNQGSVWVQSGIVSFDNGCALPNFPGVYTRVSQYQSWINQQITTNQPGFIKFTSNGTDGDSSVSCASVPAITSTAVPSNITTTIPTATNTTTSTTITTTTNTTSTTTTTTTTTTTALCGRPSFSIVEGQNASSGAWPWQVSLHGSSGHFCGGSLINSEWVLTAADCFSSYSTTGLTVYLGRQTQSGPNPNEVNRTVSQIIIHPNYNILTGDNDIALLHLSSPVVFTDYIIPVCLAAADSSFFNGTMSWVTGWGDTDSGVSLAASRTLQEVQVPVIGNRKCKCLYAEYSNITDNMICAGPLQAGFCQGDSGGPMVSNQGSVWIQSGIVSFDNGCALPSLPGVYTRVSQYQSWINQQITTNQPGFITFTSNGTDGDSSVSCASVPAITSTAVPSNITTTIPTAINTTTSTTINTTTNTTTNTTTTSSTTTTTTTTAQIETHQTRQHFTSLQLSNLVCGRPSFPIVEGQNASVGAWPWQVSLHRSYGHFCGGSLINNEWVLTAAHCFYSYSTTGLTVYLGRQTQSGSNPNEVNRTVSKIIIHPNYSRLTYDNDIALLHLSSPVVFTDYILPICLAAANSSFFNGTMSWVTVWGYTDSGVASQTLQEVQVPVIGNRKCKCLYAGNSNITNNMICAGPLQGGFCQGDSGGPMVSKQGSVWIQSGIVSFGRGCVSPKVPGVYTRVSQYQSWINQQIATNQPGFITFTSNGTDGDLSTSCAISSALAIISSQSSQSSQSSHSSQSSQSSQSSQSSHSSQSSQSSHSSQSSQSSHSSQSSQVSPTSFTAALLLLLTALQIFY from the exons ATGGGAATGTTTCATGCACTGAGTGCCGTGTTTGCTGTCACTCTCCTAGTAAGCG AATGTGGTGCAAACCTATCAAGAG TATGTGGCAGACCTTCATCCTCAATAGATGAAGGACAGAATGCTTCATCTGGTGCTTGGCCATGGCAGGTCAGTCTTCATTGGCGCTATGGACAGTTCTGTGGTGGATCGCTCATTAACAATGAATGGGTACTGACAGCAGCTCACTGCTTTTCTAG TTATTCAACCACTGGCCTGACTGTGTACCTGGGCCGACAGACACAGTCAGGATCCAATCCAAATGAGGTGAACAGAACTGTCTCCAGAATCATCATTCATTCAAACTACAGTATTTTCACTGGTGACAATGACATTGCTCTTCTGCATTTGTCTTCACCTGTGTTTTTTACTGACTATATAAGACCAGTCTGCCTGGCGGCAGCAGGCAGCAGCTTCTTCAACGGCACAATGAGCTGGGTCACTGGATGGGGAGATACTGACTCTAGTG TTTCTTTGGATGCACCACAAAATCAACAAGTGCAGGTGCCTGTCATTGGAAACAGAAAGTGTAAATGTTTGTATGCTGGAAACAGTAACATCACAAACAACATGATCTGTGCTGGACCATTACAAGATGGGAAAGACCCCTGCCAG GGTTATTCTGGTGGACCTATGGTCAGCAATATGGGCTCACTCTGGGTCCAGTCTGGCATTGTGAGCTTTTGTAGAGGGTGTGCATTACCCAATTTTCCTGGTGTGTATACCAGAGTTTCTCAGTACCAGAGTTGGATCAACCAGCAGATCACCAGAATACAGCCAGGTTTCATTAAATTCACCTCCAATGGAGCTGATGGTGACTTAAGTGTGAGCTGTGCCAGTGTACCTGCCATTATATCAATTGCTGCAG TATGTGGCAGACCTTCATTCTCAATATTTGGAGGACAGAATGCTTCCTCTGGTGCTTGGCCGTGGCAGGTCAGTCTTCATGGGAGCTCTGGTCATTTCTGTGGTGGATCACTCATCAACAATGAATGGGTACTGACAGCAGCTCACTGCTTTTCCAG TTACAGTAATTCAACCACTGGCCTGACTGTGTACCTGGGCCGACAGACACAGTCAGGATCAAATCCAAATGAGGTGATCAGAACTGTCTCCAAAATCATCATTTATCCAAACTATAATAAATTCACTGGTGACAATGACATTGCTCTTCTGCGTTTGTCTTCACCTGTGGGTTTTACTGACTATATAATACCGGTCTGCCTGGCATCAGCAGGCAGCAGCATCTTCAACGGCACATTGAGCTGGGTCACTGGATGGGGAGATACTGACTCTGGTG TTTCTCTGGCTGCACCACAAACTCTACAGGAAGTGCAAATGCTTGTCATTGGAAACAGAAAGTGTAAATGCCTTTATTCTCCATTCAGTATCACAAACAATATGATCTGTGCTGAACCATTACAATGCGGGAACGGCTCCTGCCAG GGTGACTCTGGTGGACCTGTCGTCATCAAACATGGCTCAGTCTGGATACAGTCTGGTATTGTAAGTTTCGGTAGAGGGTGTGCTTTATCCAATTTTCCTGGTGTGTCTACCCGAGTTTCTCAGTACCAGAGTTGGATCAACAAGTGTATCAGCACCAACAAACCCGGTTTCATAAAATTCACCTCCAATGGTACTGATGGTGACTTAAGCGTGAGCTGTGCCCGTGTACCTGCCATTATATCAACTGCTGAAG TATGTGGGAGACCTTCATTCTCGATAGTTGAAGGACAGAATGCTTCCTCTGGTGCTTGGCCATGGCAGGTCAGTCTTCATGGAAGCTCTGGACATTTCTGTGGTGGATCACTCATCAACAATGAATGGGTACTGACGGCTGCTCAGTGCTTTTCCAG TACTTTAACCACTGGCCTGACTGTGTACCTGGGCCGACAGACACAGTCAGGATCAAATCCAAATGAGGTGAACAGAACGGTCTCTCAAATCATCATTCATCCAAACTACAGTTTATTGACTGGTGACAATGACATTGCTCTTCTGCATTTGTCTTTACCTGTGGGTTTTACTGACTATATAAAACCAGTCTGCCTGGCGGCAGCAGGCAGCACCTTCTTCAATGGCACAATGAGCTGGGTCACTGGATGGGGAGATACGGACTCTGGGT TTTCTCTGGCTGCATCACAAACTCTACAGGAAGTGCCTGTCATTGGGAACATAATGTGTAAATGTCTTTATGCTGAATACAGTAACATCACAGACAACATGATCTGTGCTGGACCATTACAAGACAGGAATAACTGCCAG GGTGATTCTGGTGGACCTATGGTCAGCAATCAGGGCTCAGTCTGGGTCCAGTCTGGCATTGTAAGCTTTGATAACGGGTGTGCATTACCTAATTTTCCTGGTGTGTATACCAGAGTTTCTCAGTACCAGAGTTGGATCAACCAGCAGATCACCACCAACCAGCCTGGTTTCATTAAATTCACCTCCAATGGTACTGATGGTGACTCAAGCGTGAGCTGTGCCAGTGTACCTGCCATTACATCAACTGCTGTCCCTTCAAATATTACAACAACCATCCCCACCGCCACTAACACTACTACTTCAACTACaattactactactactaatactacttctactactactactactactactacaacAACCACTGCAC TATGTGGCAGACCTTCATTTTCAATAGTTGAAGGACAGAATGCTTCCTCTGGTGCTTGGCCGTGGCAGGTCAGTCTTCATGGAAGCTCTGGACATTTCTGTGGTGGATCACTCATCAACAGTGAATGGGTACTGACAGCAGCTGACTGCTTTTCCAG TTATTCAACCACTGGCCTGACTGTGTATCTGGGCCGACAGACACAGTCAGGACCAAATCCAAATGAGGTGAACAGAACGGTCTCCCAAATCATCATTCATCCAAACTACAATATATTGACTGGTGACAATGACATTGCTCTTCTGCATTTGTCTTCACCTGTGGTTTTTACTGACTATATAATACCAGTCTGCTTGGCGGCAGCAGACAGCAGCTTCTTCAACGGCACAATGAGCTGGGTCACTGGATGGGGAGATACTGACTCTGGAG TTTCTCTGGCTGCATCACGAACTCTACAAGAAGTGCAAGTGCCTGTCATTGGGAACAGAAAGTGTAAATGTCTTTATGCTGAATACAGTAACATCACAGACAACATGATCTGTGCTGGACCATTACAAGCTGGATTCTGCCAG GGTGATTCTGGTGGACCTATGGTCAGCAATCAGGGCTCAGTCTGGATCCAGTCTGGCATTGTAAGCTTTGATAACGGGTGTGCATTACCCAGTTTACCTGGTGTGTATACCAGAGTTTCTCAGTATCAGAGTTGGATCAACCAGCAGATCACCACTAACCAGCCTGGTTTCATTACATTCACCTCCAATGGCACTGATGGTGACTCAAGCGTGAGCTGTGCCAGTGTACCTGCCATTACATCAACTGCTGTCCCTTCAAATATTACAACAACCATCCCCACCGCCATTAATACTACTACCTCAACTACTATTAATACTACTACTAATACTACTACTAATACTACTACTACTTcttctactactactactacaacAACCACTGCAC aaatcgagactcatcagaccaggcaacattttaccagtcttcaactgtccaatttag TATGTGGCAGACCTTCATTCCCAATAGTTGAAGGACAGAATGCTTCAGTTGGTGCTTGGCCATGGCAGGTCAGTCTTCATCGGAGCTATGGACATTTCTGTGGTGGTTCACTCATCAACAATGAATGGGTACTGACAGCAGCTCACTGCTTTTACAG TTATTCAACCACTGGCCTGACTGTGTACCTGGGCCGACAGACACAGTCAGGATCAAATCCAAATGAGGTGAACAGAACTGTCTCCAAAATCATCATTCATCCAAACTACAGTAGATTAACTTATGACAATGACATTGCTCTTCTGCATTTGTCTTCACCTGTGGTTTTTACTGACTATATATTACCGATCTGCCTGGCGGCAGCAAACAGCAGCTTCTTCAATGGCACAATGAGCTGGGTCACTGTATGGGGATATACTGACTCTGGAG TTGCCTCACAAACTCTACAAGAAGTTCAAGTGCCTGTCATTGGGAACAGAAAGTGTAAATGTCTTTATGCTGGAAACAGTAACATCACAAACAATATGATCTGTGCTGGACCATTACAAGGTGGATTCTGCCAg GGAGATTCTGGTGGACCTATGGTCAGCAAACAGGGCTCAGTCTGGATCCAGTCTGGGATTGTAAGTTTCGGTAGAGGGTGTGTTTCACCCAAGGTTCCTGGTGTGTATACCCGAGTTTCTCAGTACCAAAGTTGGATCAACCAGCAGATCGCAACCAACCAGCCTGGTTTCATTACATTCACCTCCAATGGTACTGATGGTGACTTGAGCACGAGTTGTGCCATATCAAGTGCTTTAG CCATCATATCATCACAATCATCACAATCCTCACAATCCTCACATTCATCACAATCATCACAATCATCACAATCCTCACAATCCTCACATTCATCGCAATCCTCACAATCCTCACATTCATCGCAATCATCACAATCCTCACATTCATCGCAATCATCACAAGTTTCCCCCACCAGTTTTACTGCTGCACTCTTGCTTTTACTTACAGCACTCCAGATCTTTTATTGA